The following are from one region of the Channa argus isolate prfri chromosome 6, Channa argus male v1.0, whole genome shotgun sequence genome:
- the LOC137129160 gene encoding pannexin-1-like: MAIAHVATEYVFSDFLLKEPNHAQYRNVRTELAVDKMVTCVVVGLPLLLISLAFAQEVSVGTQISCFAPTNFSWRQAAYVDSYCWAAVHTQPLPLWLHKFFPYILLLVAVLMYTPALFWRFSAAPLLQSDLGFIMEELDRCYNRAVTLAKRMTTSGQRTQDRESLGSDPTEGSFHYPLVEKFLMTKRCSRMLLCRYLLCRCLTLVTLVCACVYLGYYLHQASITDEFGCMLRVGLLASDPVVPEKVQCKLIAVSVFSLLSLVNLVLFIALVPVVIYASLRPLFCHGYARFLHTYQSLPTVSILPTPDGQWDDLSLYLLFLEENISELKSYKYMKVLELLRKKGESGVENFDAISLLQTLYLVKMDSVDGKLPGAAGKPDQVKTNAATATAASARAAKNSCNHPNDSKSETEMKVLTPLLTPSEHAAHSKASKEGTVRQQAM, from the exons ATGGCCATCGCCCACGTGGCTACCGAATATGTTTTCAGCGATTTTCTGCTGAAGGAACCAAACCACGCTCAGTACCGTAATGTCCGAACTGAGCTGGCTGTGGACAAGATGGTAACCTGTGTGGTAGTGGGTCTgcccctcctcctcatctctctgGCCTTTGCTCAAGAAGTCTCTGTTG GTACACAGATCAGCTGTTTTGCACCTACTAACTTCTCCTGGAGACAGGCTGCTTATGTGGACTCGTACTGCTGGGCAGCTGTACATACACAACCCCTTCCTCTGTGGTTGCacaag TTCTTTCCCTACATCCTGTTGTTGGTGGCAGTGCTGATGTACACCCCAGCTTTGTTCTGGAGATTTTCTGCTGCACCACTCCTGCAGTCGGACCTCGGCTTCATCATGGAGGAGTTGGACCGTTGTTACAATCGTGCTGTCACTCTGGCCAAACGTATGACCACCTCAGGACAGCGCACCCAGGACAG GGAGTCTTTGGGCAGCGACCCCACCGAGGGGAGTTTTCATTATCCGCTGGTGGAGAAGTTTCTGATGACCAAACGTTGCTCGCGGATGCTGCTGTGTCGCTATTTGCTGTGTCGCTGCCTGACTCTCGTCACGCTTGTGTGTGCCTGCGTCTACCTGGGTTACTACCTCCACCAGGCCTCCATCACAGATGAGTTTGGCTGTATGCTGCGTGTTGGCTTGCTTGCCTCAGACCCTGTTGTCCCTGAGAAGGTGCAGTGTAAACTCATCGCCGTAAGCGTCTTCTCCTTGTTGAG CCTTGTCAACTTGGTCCTGTTCATTGCACTGGTTCCTGTGGTAATCTACGCCAGTCTCCGCCCCCTCTTCTGCCATGGGTATGCTAGATTCCTGCATACTTATCAGTCACTGCCCACAGTGAGCATCCTACCCACCCCTGATGGTCAATGGGATGATCTCTCTCTGTACCTGCTTTTCCTGGAGGAGAACATCAGCGAACTGAAGTCCTACAAATACATGAAG GTGTTAGAGTTATTGAGAAAAAAAGGTGAATCTGGCGTAGAAAACTTTGATGCCATAAGTCTGCTGCAGACTCTCTATCTGGTGAAGATGGACAGTGTGGATGGGAAACTTCCTGGTGCTGCAGGGAAACCAGATCAAGTAAAAACTaatgcagcaacagcaacagcagccagTGCTAGAGCAGCTAAGAACAGCTGCAACCATCCGAACGACAGCAAGAGTGAAACTGAGATGAAAG ttCTCACTCCCTTGCTGACACCATCTGAGCATGCAGCCCACAGCAAAGCCAGTAAGGAAGGGACTGTCCGGCAGCAAGCCATGTAA
- the aamdc gene encoding mth938 domain-containing protein: MSSPEISSLSWGHMKVKGCSSSYKDCKVWPGGSRAWDWRETGTDHYPGVQPADLEEVLKKGIDLLVIGKGMSEALQVPSTTVDFVKQKGVEVRVLQTEKAVAEYNKLAGQGSKVGGVFHSTC, translated from the exons ATGTCCTCTCCAGAgatctcctctctctcctgggGCCATATGAAGGTAAAGGGATGCTCTTCAAGCTATAAGGACTGTAAGGTCTGGCCTGGGGGCAGCAGGGCCTGGGACTGGAGAGAGACTGGGACAGAT CATTACCCAGGAGTTCAGCCTGCTGATCTGGAGGAGGTTCTGAAGAAGGGAATAGACTTGTTGGTCATCGGCAAGGGCATGAGTGAAGCTCTGCAG GTTCCCTCCACCACTGTGGACTTTGTTAAGCAGAAAGGTGTCGAAGTCAGGGTCTTGCAGACCGAGAAGGCTGTTGCCGAGTACAACAAACTGGCTGGCCAAGGTTCCAAAGTGGGTGGGGTTTTCCACTCTACCTGCTGA
- the ints4 gene encoding integrator complex subunit 4: MAAHLKKRVYEEFSKVVQIPHEDIPAKKLRLSKPSKSAALHIDLCKATNSTDALQYLLQFARKPVEAESVEGVVRILLEHYYKETDNSVRLKIASLLGLLSKTQGFSPDCIVDDVINILNNEKSHQVLAQLLDTLLIIGTKLPDSPTVRQRLIEVACKHLSDTYFGVRNKCLQLLGCLGMVDTPLNKNNEGLSSLVGGVRDVQSIISDYFGDQDPRVRTAALKAMLQLHERGMKIHQIIYDQACRLLSDDYEQVRSAAVQMVWVLSQLYPESIVPIPSSNEEIRLVDDAFGKISHMISDGSWMVRVQAAKTLGSMLQVSPHFLEQTLDKKLMSDLRRKRTAHERAKELFASGEFSSGRKWADDAPKEKLDTNTVNLIASGACGAFVHGLEDEMFEVRIAAVEALCQLARSSPSFAEKCLDFLVDMFNDEIEEVRLQSIHVLREISTHITLREDQLDTVLAVLEDSSRDIREALHELLCYTNVSTKECIQLALLELLKNLNKYPTDRNSVWKCLKFLGSRHPTLVLPLVPELLSTHPYFDTPEPDMDDPAYIAVLVLVFNAAKSCSTMPALFSDHTFRHYAYLRDSLSHLVPPLRLPGRKQMYGLDSVDSGCGSGSVESAQLFLQQSLNRVSTIQNLEAPGAQELLDFTIRDLQRLGELQIELAGAADFCATYLRCQLLLMKALQEKLWNMAVPLCLKQNVTATAAAQQILEETYKLEFLYSGLESRQVATIHHVRLQAKALQLILTARTRQGLDSLMSSCEKFLQDVESFQRLFLTELPHLQDSFVDKLLELMPRLSSCKPVEMVKILQTTLRQSGLLQLRLPAQIHRATATIIEPTGESDNPLRFTSGLVVALDIDATLEHVQDPQNTVKVQVLYPDGQSHVIHPKPGDFRKPGPDRQRLITQVYLSHTAWTEPSQIEVRLLLAYSSSSASLSSPSKLGWSDSTDSLSPPEAAVEGTIPFSKPVKVYIMPKPTRR, from the exons ATGGCAGCACATTTGAAAAAGCGTGTTTATGAGGAATTTTCAAAAGTTGTACAG ATTCCCCATGAAGACATTCCAGCAAAGAAGCTGCGACTGTCCAAACCCAGCAAGTCTGCAGCTCTGCACATTGACCTGTGTAAAGCCACCAACTCCACTGATGCCTTACAGTATCTGCTGCAGTTTGCACGCAAGCCTGTAGAAGCAGAGAGTGTGGAGGGTGTAGTCAGGATCTTGTTGGAGCACTACTACAAG GAGACAGATAACTCTGTGAGGCTGAAGATCGCTTCTCTACTGGGTCTGCTGTCGAAAACACAGGGCTTTAGTCCTGACTGCATTGTAGATGATGTCATTAACATACTCAACAATGAGA AGTCCCATCAAGTCCTTGCCCAGCTGCTAGACACTCTGCTGATTATTGGCACAAAACTACCTGACAGTCCTACAGTCAGACAGAGGCTCATAGAGGTGGCTTGcaag CACCTGTCTGATACATATTTTGGAGTGAGAAACAAGTGTCTGCAACTCCTGGGATGTCTCGGCATGGTAGACACTCCTCTGAACAAGAACAATGAGGGACTGAGCTCCTTAGTAG GAGGAGTGAGGGATGTCCAGAGTATCATAAGTGACTATTTTGGAGACCAGGACCCCAGAGTGCGCACGGCAGCACTTAAAGCAATG ctcCAGCTGCATGAGAGAGGGATGAAGATTCATCAGATCATTTATGACCAG gccTGCAGGTTGCTTTCAGATGATTATGAGCAGGTCCGCTCTGCAGCAGTTCAGATGGTTTGGGTGCTCAGCCAGCTGTATCCAGAAAG CATTGTGCCCATCCCGTCGTCCAATGAGGAGATTCGACTTGTTGACGACGCATTTGGGAAGATCAGTCACATGATCAGTGATGGCTCCTGGATGGTCCGGGTGCAAGCTGCCAAAACACTG GGTTCGATGCTGCAGGTCAGTCCTCACTTCCTGGAACAAACTTTGGATAAGAAGCTGATGTCAGATCTCCGG AGGAAACGTACGGCCCATGAACGGGCAAAGGAGCTCTTTGCCTCTGGGGAGTTCTCTTCTGGCAGGAAATGGGCCGATGACGCCCCCAAGGAGAAACTGGACACTAACACTGTCAACCTCATTGCCTCGGGGGCCTGTGGAGCTTTCGTTCACGGCCTGGAAGACGAAATGTTTG AGGTACGTATTGCGGCAGTGGAGGCATTGTGCCAGCTGGCCAGGTCGTCTCCCAGCTTTGCAGAAAAGTGTCTGGACTTCCTGGTTGACATGTTCAATGATGAAATCGAGGAAGTGAGGCTACAGTCCATCCACGTGCTGAGAGAAATCTCTACCCATATAACACTGAGAGAGGACCAGCTGGACACTGTGCTGGCTGTGTTGGAG GACTCGTCTCGTGACATCAGAGAAGCTCTACATGAGTTACTTTGTTACACCAATGTGTCCACTAAAGAGTGCATCCAGCTGGCTCTGCTGGAGCTGCTGAAGAACCTCAACAAGTATCCCACAGACCGCAACTCTGTCTGGAA GTGTCTGAAGTTCCTGGGTTCCCGCCATCCAACACTAGTGCTGCCACTGGTTCCTGAACTACTTAGCACACACCCGTATTTTGACACACCAGAGCCGGACATGGATGATCCAGCCT ACATTGCAGTGCTGGTGTTGGTCTTTAATGCTGCCAAGTCATGTTCCACTATGCCGGCCCTGTTCTCTGATCACACCTTCAGACATTACGCCTACCTGAGGGACAGCCTGTCCCATCTCGTACCACCACTAAGA TTGCCAGGCAGAAAGCAGATGTATGGTCTGGACTCGGTGGACTCAGGTTGTGGTTCAGGTTCTGTGGAATCAGCTCAGCTCTTCCTTCAACAGAGTCTGAACAGGGTCAGCACCATCCAGAACCTGGAAGCACCAGGAGCCCAGGAACTGTTGGACTTCACTATTCG AGACCTCCAGCGCCTGGGGGAGCTGCAGATCGAGCTTGCTGGAGCCGCTGATTTCTGTGCTACATATCTGCGCTGCCAACTGCTGCTAATGAAG GCTCTGCAGGAGAAGCTGTGGAACATGGCCGTCCCTCTCTGCCTCAAACAAAATGTCACggccacagcagcagctcagcag ATCTTAGAGGAAACCTACAAGCTGGAGTTTCTGTACAGTGGTTTGGAAAGTAGACAGGTGGCCACAATACACCATGTTCGCCTACAGGCCAAAGCTCTGCAGCTCATTCTGACAGCTCGTACCAGGCAAGG GTTGGATTCTCTCATGAGCAGCTGTGAGAAATTTTTGCAAGATGTCGAGTCCTTTCAGAG GCTTTTCCTGACAGAGCTGCCCCACCTCCAGGACAGTTTTGTGGATAAGCTTTTGGAGCTGATGCCCCGACTTTCATCCTGTAAACCAGTGGAGATGGTGAAGATCCTGCAGACAACCCTCAGGCAGAGCGGCCTGCTGCAGCTCAGATTACCTGCACAG ATCCATCGGGCAACAGCAACCATCATTGAGCCAACAGGGGAATCTGACAACCCACTAAGATTCACATCTGGCCTGGTGGTGGCACTAGACATCGATGCAACGCTAGAGCATGTCCAGGACCCCCAGAACACAGTTAAAGTACAG GTTCTATATCCAGACGGCCAGAGTCATGTGATCCATCCAAAACCTGGAGACTTCAGAAAACCTGGACCCGACAGACAACGGCTCATCACACAGGTTTACCTCTCACACACTGCATGGACAG aGCCCTCTCAGATTGAGGTGCGTCTCCTGCTCGCCTACAGCTCCTCCTCAGCCTCCCTCTCGTCTCCTTCCAAGCTAGGATGGAGCGACAGCACTGACAGTCTCTCTCCACCGGAAGCTGCTGTTGAGGGAACCATTCCATTCAGCAAGCCCGTCAAAGTCTACATCATGCCCAAACCTACACGACGCTGA